Below is a window of Culturomica massiliensis DNA.
GTATCGACCGTTTCGGCGTAGCTCAACCCAACATCCGTAAAGCAGATATTTCCGGACGTATCAACATCGAACTTCCGGGTATCAAAGATGCACAACGGGTAAGAAAGCTCTTGCAAGGAACGGCTGCCCTGGAATTTTTCGAAACGTTCGAAAATTCCGAGTTCTATCCTCATTTGGCAGCTATCAACGAAAAACTGAGAGATATTGAAATTACCGGAGACATTCTCGGGTTGAGTAAAGATACGGTTCAGGTTACAACAGTAACCGAAGAAGTAGCTGCCGACTCCACCGATGAAGGTATCGATGCTTTGTTGAAAGCAGCCCAAGATTCAAGCTCACTGAGCAATGATGAAGCAGCTTTCCGGAAACAAAATCCGCTTTTCGCTCTCTTAAATCCGGCAGTTGCACAAAACGGAGCATTACGTCCCGGATCTACCGTAGGTTATGCCCGCTTGAAAGATACATCGGCAATCAATGCTATGTTAGCTTTACCACAGGTTAAATCTTTGATCCCACGTAACGCACGCTTGTATTGGGAAATGAAACCGGAAGGTGATTTCTTAGCGATGCATGCCATCAAAATCACTACCCGTGACGGTAAAGCACCGTTGGACGGCGGTGTCATTGTAGATGCCCGTAAATCTTTCGACGAGCAAAGCGGCGGTTCTCCTGTCGTATCCATGAATATGAACGGTGAAGGTGCCAAAGTATGGGCCCGGATGACCAAAGAAAACGTAGGACGCTGTGTCGCCATCGTATTGGACGGTTATGTATGCTCTTCTCCCGTTGTAAATACCGAAATCAAAGGAGGTAGCTCTCAGATTTCCGGACACTTCGGCGTAAAAGAAGCAGAAGACTTGGCCAACATTCTGAAATCCGGTAAATTACCGGCTCCGGCACGTATCATTGCCGACGAAATCGTAGGACCCTCCCTGGGACAGGAATCCATCCAGACCGGTATGTGGTCCTTTATTATTGCTTTCGCATTGGTATTGTTCTACATGCTTTTCTTCTATAGTAAAGGTGCGGGATTAGCTGCCGACATTGCATTGCTGGCGAACTTATTCTTCCTGTTCGGTATTCTGGCTTCCATCGGAGCGGTACTGACACTGCCGGGTATCGCCGGTATTGTGTTGACAATGGGTATGTCTGTCGATGCCAATGTATTGATATACGAACGCATCGAGGAAGAAAGACGTGCCGGAAAAGGCCTGAAACTCGCTATTAAAGAGGGATACAAAAATGCTTATTCTGCCATTATCGACAGTAACGTAACGACCTTACTGACCGGTTTTATCCTTTATTACTTCGGTGAAGGTCCGATCAAAGGTTTTGCTACGACATTGATCATCGGTATTTTCTCTTCTTTGTTCTGTGCCATTTTCCTTACCCGTTTGATCTTAGACCGGGCAGCCTCCAGAAGCGAAAGCGTACCTTTCACGACCAAACTGACACAAAACTGGTTGAGAGACCCGAAATTCCCGTTCCTGAAAAAACGCAAAATCTCTTATGTCCTTTCCGGGACAGTCGTAATCTTATCCCTTGTTTTCCTTTTCGGAAAAGGACTGGATAAAGGTATCGACTTCGTAGGTGGTAGAACCTATACCGTTACTTTCGACCGTCCGGTTCAGGTGGAAGAAGTGGCTGGCAGTCTGGCAGAGGTATACGGTAGTGCGCCTGAGGTAAAAACTTTCGGAGGGGACAACCAGGTGAGAATCACCACCAAATACAAAATCGATGCAGAAGGCACCGAAGTGGATGACGAAGTTGAAACCTTGTTATACGAAGGCTTACAGCAATATTTGCCGGAAGGTACTTCCCGCGAGCAGTTCCTGGAAGTAAACCGTCAGATGTCTGAAAAAGTAGGACCCGCCGTAGCCGAAGACATCACCCGGGCAGCCATCTGGTCTGTAGTCTTCGCATTGATCGGTATATTCCTCTACATCATGGTCCGTTTCTCTCAATGGCAATACGGTGCCGGTGCCGTGATCGGCTTGGCTCACAACGTCATCATCGTAATGGGAGCATTCTCTGCTTTCTCCGGTATTCTGCCGTTCTCATTGGAAATCGACCAGGCATTTATCGCCGCTATCCTGACGGTTGTCGGATACTCGATCAATGATACCGTGGTTGTATTCGACCGTATCCGTGAATACCACAACCTATATCCGAAACGGGACGATATGGAAGTGACCGACGAAGCATTGAACTCGACCTTGCGCCGTACGTTCAACACCTCGTTATCTACCATTGTCGTATTGCTGGCTATCTTCATTTTCGGCGGTACTTCAATCAAAGGCTTTATATTCGCCTTGTTGATCGGTATTGTAGTCGGTACTTATTCTTCCTTGTTCGTTGCCACTCCGGTTTCTTATGACTTGAGACGGAGATTCGGCAAGAAAAAAGAAATAAAGAAATAAAAGACTGCATTGTCTTTGAAAGCCGCCGTTTTTTCGGCGGCTTTTTTTATATATTTGTAGAATATATCAACCCAAACATATCTTCTATGATGACTCAGCGTCCCATTTATACGGAACCGGACAATTGTCAGGATTGTTACAAATGCATCCGCGAATGTCCAGTAAAAGCGATTCGGATAGAGAATAACAAAGCTTATATTATCGCCGACCGTTGTATCTATTGCGGCCATTGCACGCAAATATGTCCGACCGGAGCCAAAAAAATACGTAATGGAGTACCCGTCGTAAAAGCAATCTTACAACAACACAAAAAAGTCATACTATCTCTGGCTCCTTCCTATGTGAGCGAATTCAGCGATATTCCGACACCGGTCCTCATACATGCAATCAAGCAGCTGGGATTCAGTGATGTCTCCGAGACAGCCCTCGGTGCAGAATTGGTTTCGGACACTGTAAACCGGTATTTGCTGGAATCTCCTCCCGGAATTTACATTTCTTCCGCCTGTCCGGTCGTCGTCGAATACATCCGGAAATATGCCCCGGAAATTCTTCCGTCCCTCACGCCGGTTTTATCTCCGCTGCTGGCACATGCACGCCTGCTGAAAAGCAAATACGGAGAAGACACAAAGGTCATTTTTGCAGGTCCCTGTATCGGCAAAAAGATAGAAGCCGACAATCATAAGGAATTGGTTCAGATCGCCATCACCTTTAAAGATCTGCGCCAATGGCTGGGAGAAGAAGGTATCGCCTTAGACGTGTCTCCTCAAAATAAGGAGAATTCGGAATTCGTACCTTACCATTCCGGAGAAGGTGCACTTTACCCGGTGGAAGGCGGTATGCTGGCCGGCATCCACGGAGATGATAAAAAAATTATCAAAATGGCGTTTTCGGGTATGGAAAACGTAAGGGATGTACTCCGTAATCTGCATCGGGAAAACCGGAAAGACAGCGTATTCCTGGAACTTCTTTCCTGCAAGGGAGGATGCATCAACGGTCCCGGAAAACTGAGCCCGTCATCGCTGGCACTCAAACGATACGAGGTTACCCGCAAAGCGGAGAAAGAGCGCCCCGCCCCGTTGGTAGCCCCCCCGGACCTCTTTGCTTGCTATAAAGCCGATCCCCAAACTGACACCGCCGATTACAGCGAGGAACAGATTGTTCAGGCCCTCTCTGCCGTCGGCAAAACATCTGCTGCCGACGAACTGAATTGCAGCGGTTGCGGATACGACAGTTGCCGCGATTTTGCCCGGGCATTGCTGGCCGGCAGAGCAGAAGAAAACATGTGTGTATCGTATATGCGTAAAATCGCTCACGATAAAGCCACCGTATTATTGCAGAAAATCCCGGCAGGTGTTATTCTGGCCGATTCCGATTTAAAGGTAGTAGATATGAACCGGTTTGCCGCCGAGCTTCTGGGAGAAGAAACATCACTGGTATACGACGCTTCTCCGGGCTTGCAAGGTGTTGCCCTGGAAGATATATGCTCCTTCCCTGGACTATTCGGAGCGGCCCTCTCAACCGGAAAAGAAATTATCGAACGGCAAATCCGGGAAAACGACAAGATATGGATGCTCTCGATATACAACATCCAGCCTCATCGCCTGGTATTCGGCCTGCTGCAAGACATGCGCGAACCTTACGGAAAAAAACAGTGGATGCTGAATAAAACGGATGAAGTGATCCGGAAACACATGGAAACCGTCCGGCAGATCGCCTGCTTACTCGGAGAGAATGCGGCCTTCACGGATACTTCCCTGAAAGCCGTAATAGAAACCCTGAAAGGTAAAGAAGAATAAGAACAATACCGTCATCCCAAACCTCAACGCCACTATGATTGCTTCTGATATTTTCATCGAGATCGATTATTACCAAAAAAACAAAGCCGGTAACAGCGTTTGCGGCGATTGTTTTATGTCCAGACGTCTGAAAGGAGAAGGACGTATTATCGGCGTACTTTCAGACGGCCTGGGAAGCGGCATCAAAGCCAGCGTGCTTTCTTCGATGACAGCTACAATGGCCATCAATTATACGGCAATGAATGAATCCATTCTCTCGACAGCCCGTTCCATTATCGATACACTTCCCCAAGACCGGGACAAACAAATCAGTTATTCGACATTCTGTATCCTGGATATCGACTGTTTCGGCAATACCAAGGTCATCGAATATGAAACGCCGGCATTCCATCTTCTCCGGAAGGGAGAATTACAGGAAGTAAGGAAGGAAAAAATACCGGTCAAACGATTGGATTTACTGGACTCTGCCATGTGGATCTCGGAATTCAAACTGGAAAAAGAAGATCGTCTGATCTTTTTTACAGACGGCATCAGCCAATCGGGCATGGGAGGCTCCCGCTTTCCGGCAGGCTGGGATAAAGAAATCCCTGACTATCTTCGGGAAATCGTCCGTTCACATCCAACGATCTCAGCCGAAGAACTGGCCCACCGTATGGTCATCCAGGCAGAAAAAAACGACGGCTATAACCTGCTCGACGATGCCAGTTGCTTTGTCATATACAACCGGACTCCCCGCAACTTACTCATCTGTTCCGGCCCGCCTTACGATCCGAAAAACGACAACTACCTAGCCGGTAAATTCAAGGATTTCAAAGGGAAAAAAGTAATTTGCGGAGGAACAACCGCCCGGATACTCTCGCGGGAACTCCATATCCCCATCGAAATCTCAACAAACGACAACGGCGATGACCTGCCTCCGACCTCTGACATGGAAGGAGTTGATCTCGTTACCGAAGGTATCCTGACTTTGAGCCAAACCGAACGCATACTCTCCGGCAAAGAAGACGACAAAAATGCAGGAGGAGCCGGCGAGTTATTCCGCCTGCTACACAACAGCGACAAAATCACATTCCTGGTCGGCACCTGTATTAACATTGCCCACCAGGACCCGACATTGCCGGTAGAACTGGAAATCCGAAGGAACGTCATCAAAAATATCAAATTTTTATTAGAGACAAAATTCCTTAAAGACGTTGAAATTAGCTATCTTTGAGCCCTGAAATTAAAAACGAGGTCATTCAATTTACGGTTTATAATTTATGAATTAGGACTATCTCTTTACGGAACCGTTCAGAGCCTGAAACAATCGTAAATTTAAAATCTAAAATCTAAAATAAAATAAAATGTTGTACGATAACTTTGCAATGCTCACCAAACGGGAGTTGCTGATCCGGATCGTCAAATTACTGAAAGAGGATGAGTTAGTTACAAAGCTAAAATACCTGCCGGTCGAAATGCGCCCCCGCAATAAAAAACCGGTAAGATGTTGTGTCCATAAAGACCGCTACATTCTCAAACACAAAATCATTTCCATTCTCGGCTTTGAAATCAAAGACGAAGAAATCGATTTGATTCACTTGTCGGAATTTGCCCGCATGGCCATGGCCAACAAAAACACGAAAGAAAACATTTTGTCGGTTGTGCACGAGGCCTGTAGTGCCTGTATCCAATCCCAGTATGCGGTTACCAACCTCTGCCGGGGATGCGAGGGACGTCCCTGTGTTATGAACTGTCCCAAAGCCGCCATTTCTTTTAAAGGCGGTAAAGCTTCGATCAGCACCGAAGATTGTGTCAGTTGCGGACTGTGTCAGAAAGTATGTCCCTATCACGCCATTGTATACACCCCTGTACCGTGCCAGGAAGCTTGCCCGGTAAATGCAATCGACAAAGACGAAGAGGGAATCGAACACATCGACAAAAGTAAATGCATCTATTGCGGAAAATGTATGCAAGCCTGTCCTTATGGCGCCATTATGGAACGTTCGAAGATCATCGACATACATAAAACGATGACCCACCCCAATAAAAAAATCGTTGCCATTCCGGCTCCTGCCATATACGGGCAATTCAATGCTTCTCCGGGACAGATCCTATCCGCCATCAAGCAAATCGGTTTCGATGACGTCATCGAAGTTGCTTACGGAGCCGAGGTCACAGCAGCTAACGAAGCCCAAGAGCTGAAAGAACGTTTGGCTGAAGGTGTGACATTTATGACGTCCTCCTGCTGTCCGGCTTATACCGGCTGGGTAGACAAACACGCTCCCATGCTGAAACCTTATGTGTCGGATACCCGAAGCCCGATGGTCTATGCCGCACGATACGCCAAAGAAAAGTATCCGGATGCGGAAGTTGTATTTATCGGTCCCTGTCTGGCCAAACGTTATGAAGCCGAATCGGTCCCGGAAGTGGATTATGTCATGAGCTTCGAAGAGTTGGGCGCTTTTATGGTAGCCTACGACATAGATGTCGCCAACTGTGGGGAGAAAGAATTAAGCAGCGAAGTGACACGCTTCGGTCGCGGCTTTGCCCAGGCAGGAGGTGTTCGCCAGGCAATTGCCAATGCCGTCGGAGACGAAGTCACTACTACAGCCATCGAAGGACTCGATAAAAAAAATCAGGGTTTACTCAAAGCCATGATCAAAAGACCGGAAGCCAACTTTATAGAAGTCATGGCCTGTGACGGCGGATGCATCAACGGCCCCTGTTCATTAGCCCCCTTGACCCTCGCCAGACGGCAAATCAAAAAAATACTATAACTTTATTGTAAAGACAGAACAAAAAAGTAAAGCTTTAAATAAGCCGCATATCTTCTAAAGTCGGCTAGTTAAGAATTCTTTTTATATAAGAGCCCGGTGCAATGCCGGGCTCTTTCCATTCAACTCATTCCATTTATATCCTATTATTTAATTTACATAGCAAATAGTTAGTACAAATACATTGTCATTTAAATAAATTGTATACATTTGTTAATATTTATATATTAATTCAAATACAATAGTATGATCATAAAAAGA
It encodes the following:
- the secDF gene encoding protein translocase subunit SecDF, whose protein sequence is MRNKGAITLLTIALALVSAYQLFFTFKTSQVEKAAREYANGDPVKERAYLDSIANQNVYNFLGLAKFTYKECKELELPLGLDLRGGMNVTMEVDVVDVVKSLANNSQDPAFLQAINEAVTMRTKSPKDFVTLFGEAFARIAPNAQLASPDIFGTVEMKDKIKVGASNKEVLDVIRKEAEGAIDNTFNILRTRIDRFGVAQPNIRKADISGRINIELPGIKDAQRVRKLLQGTAALEFFETFENSEFYPHLAAINEKLRDIEITGDILGLSKDTVQVTTVTEEVAADSTDEGIDALLKAAQDSSSLSNDEAAFRKQNPLFALLNPAVAQNGALRPGSTVGYARLKDTSAINAMLALPQVKSLIPRNARLYWEMKPEGDFLAMHAIKITTRDGKAPLDGGVIVDARKSFDEQSGGSPVVSMNMNGEGAKVWARMTKENVGRCVAIVLDGYVCSSPVVNTEIKGGSSQISGHFGVKEAEDLANILKSGKLPAPARIIADEIVGPSLGQESIQTGMWSFIIAFALVLFYMLFFYSKGAGLAADIALLANLFFLFGILASIGAVLTLPGIAGIVLTMGMSVDANVLIYERIEEERRAGKGLKLAIKEGYKNAYSAIIDSNVTTLLTGFILYYFGEGPIKGFATTLIIGIFSSLFCAIFLTRLILDRAASRSESVPFTTKLTQNWLRDPKFPFLKKRKISYVLSGTVVILSLVFLFGKGLDKGIDFVGGRTYTVTFDRPVQVEEVAGSLAEVYGSAPEVKTFGGDNQVRITTKYKIDAEGTEVDDEVETLLYEGLQQYLPEGTSREQFLEVNRQMSEKVGPAVAEDITRAAIWSVVFALIGIFLYIMVRFSQWQYGAGAVIGLAHNVIIVMGAFSAFSGILPFSLEIDQAFIAAILTVVGYSINDTVVVFDRIREYHNLYPKRDDMEVTDEALNSTLRRTFNTSLSTIVVLLAIFIFGGTSIKGFIFALLIGIVVGTYSSLFVATPVSYDLRRRFGKKKEIKK
- a CDS encoding [Fe-Fe] hydrogenase large subunit C-terminal domain-containing protein, with protein sequence MMTQRPIYTEPDNCQDCYKCIRECPVKAIRIENNKAYIIADRCIYCGHCTQICPTGAKKIRNGVPVVKAILQQHKKVILSLAPSYVSEFSDIPTPVLIHAIKQLGFSDVSETALGAELVSDTVNRYLLESPPGIYISSACPVVVEYIRKYAPEILPSLTPVLSPLLAHARLLKSKYGEDTKVIFAGPCIGKKIEADNHKELVQIAITFKDLRQWLGEEGIALDVSPQNKENSEFVPYHSGEGALYPVEGGMLAGIHGDDKKIIKMAFSGMENVRDVLRNLHRENRKDSVFLELLSCKGGCINGPGKLSPSSLALKRYEVTRKAEKERPAPLVAPPDLFACYKADPQTDTADYSEEQIVQALSAVGKTSAADELNCSGCGYDSCRDFARALLAGRAEENMCVSYMRKIAHDKATVLLQKIPAGVILADSDLKVVDMNRFAAELLGEETSLVYDASPGLQGVALEDICSFPGLFGAALSTGKEIIERQIRENDKIWMLSIYNIQPHRLVFGLLQDMREPYGKKQWMLNKTDEVIRKHMETVRQIACLLGENAAFTDTSLKAVIETLKGKEE
- a CDS encoding SpoIIE family protein phosphatase; the protein is MIASDIFIEIDYYQKNKAGNSVCGDCFMSRRLKGEGRIIGVLSDGLGSGIKASVLSSMTATMAINYTAMNESILSTARSIIDTLPQDRDKQISYSTFCILDIDCFGNTKVIEYETPAFHLLRKGELQEVRKEKIPVKRLDLLDSAMWISEFKLEKEDRLIFFTDGISQSGMGGSRFPAGWDKEIPDYLREIVRSHPTISAEELAHRMVIQAEKNDGYNLLDDASCFVIYNRTPRNLLICSGPPYDPKNDNYLAGKFKDFKGKKVICGGTTARILSRELHIPIEISTNDNGDDLPPTSDMEGVDLVTEGILTLSQTERILSGKEDDKNAGGAGELFRLLHNSDKITFLVGTCINIAHQDPTLPVELEIRRNVIKNIKFLLETKFLKDVEISYL
- a CDS encoding monomeric [FeFe] hydrogenase, with the translated sequence MLYDNFAMLTKRELLIRIVKLLKEDELVTKLKYLPVEMRPRNKKPVRCCVHKDRYILKHKIISILGFEIKDEEIDLIHLSEFARMAMANKNTKENILSVVHEACSACIQSQYAVTNLCRGCEGRPCVMNCPKAAISFKGGKASISTEDCVSCGLCQKVCPYHAIVYTPVPCQEACPVNAIDKDEEGIEHIDKSKCIYCGKCMQACPYGAIMERSKIIDIHKTMTHPNKKIVAIPAPAIYGQFNASPGQILSAIKQIGFDDVIEVAYGAEVTAANEAQELKERLAEGVTFMTSSCCPAYTGWVDKHAPMLKPYVSDTRSPMVYAARYAKEKYPDAEVVFIGPCLAKRYEAESVPEVDYVMSFEELGAFMVAYDIDVANCGEKELSSEVTRFGRGFAQAGGVRQAIANAVGDEVTTTAIEGLDKKNQGLLKAMIKRPEANFIEVMACDGGCINGPCSLAPLTLARRQIKKIL